The Canis lupus dingo isolate Sandy chromosome 8, ASM325472v2, whole genome shotgun sequence genome has a segment encoding these proteins:
- the LOC112672705 gene encoding LOW QUALITY PROTEIN: nucleolar RNA helicase 2-like (The sequence of the model RefSeq protein was modified relative to this genomic sequence to represent the inferred CDS: inserted 3 bases in 2 codons; deleted 1 base in 1 codon), which yields MEKVETPRKQNEKKGRKEKPKSIKTEEATEVKEEIPSLKAKKDKKKAESNEVDMNSPKSKKAKKKEGPSQDDIISPKTKXVKKTKESFEKKVVSPKTKKKVIKSEEPSEEEISVPKPKKMKKEKEMNEEIVEKSPKLKNGFXHSGLVSNTSETLGEESNSELEQEMPVEQKEGAFSNFPISEETIKLLKARGVTFLFPIQAKTFYHVYSGKDLTAQARTGTGKTFSFAIPLIAKLQGELQGRKRGRAPQVLVLTPMKELANQVSRDFSDITRKLAVACFYGGTPYGGQIESMWIGIDILVGTPGRIKDHPQNGKLDLTKLKHVVLDEVDQMLDMGFADQVEEILSVAYKKDSEDNPQTLLFSATCPHWVYDVAKKYMKSTYEQVDLIGKKTQKMAITVEHLAIKCHWTQRAAVIGDAIRVYSGFHGHTIIFCETKKEAQELSQNMSIRQDAQSLHGDIPQKQREITLKGFRNGDLGVLVATNVAARGLDIPEVDQVIQSSPPKDVESYIHRSGRRGRAGRTGICICFYQHKEEYQLAQMEQNAGIKFKRIGVPSATKIIKASSKDAIRLLDSVPPAAISHFKQSAEKLIEEKGAVEALAAALAHISGATSVDQRSLINSDAGFVTMILRCSMEMPNISYAWKELKEQLGEDIDSKVKGMVFLKGKQGVCFDVPTAAVTEIQEKWHDMRRWQLSVATEQPELEGPRERYRNFRGQQEGSQGFRGQREGSRGFRGQREGNRSFRGQRSGGGNKNHRFQNKGQKQSFSKAFGQ from the exons ATGGAAAAAGTGGAGACACCACGGAAGCAGAATGAGAAGAAAGGTAGAAAGGAGAAACCAAAATCTATTAAGACTGAAGAGGCaacagaagtaaaagaagaaattcctTCCCTTAAagctaaaaaagataaaaagaaagccGAGTCTAATGAGGTTGACATGAATTCTCCTAAatctaaaaaggcaaaaaagaaagaggggccATCTCAGGATGACATAATTTCTCCAAAAACCA gtgtgaaaaaaacaaaggagtcctttgaaaagaaagttgtttctcctaaaacaaaaaaaaaagtaataaaaagtgaAGAACCTTCTGAAGAAGAGATAAGTGTTCCTAAGCccaagaagatgaagaaagaaaaggaaatgaatgaagaaattgtAGAGAAAAGCCCCAAACTGAAGAATGGATT CCATTCTGGACTTGTCTCTAACACCAGTGAAACCCTAGGGGAAGAAAGTAACAGTGAGTTAGAGCAGGAAATGCCTGTGGAACAGAAAGAAGGAGCTTTCTCTAATTTTCCCATATCTGAAGAGACTATTAAACTTCTCAAAGCCCGTGGGGTGACCTTCCTGTTTCCTATACAAGCAAAGACATTTTACCATGTCTATAGTGGAAAGGACTTAACTGCACAGGCGCGGACAGGAACTGGGAAGACATTCTCCTTTGCCATCCCTTTGATTGCGAAGCTCCAGGGAGAACTGCAAGGCAGGAAAAGAGGTCGTGCCCCTCAGGTACTGGTTCTTACACCCATGAAGGAGTTGGCAAATCAAGTAAGCAGAGACTTCAGTGACATCACAAGAAAGCTGGCGGTGGCTTGTTTTTATGGTGGAACTCCCTATGGAGGTCAAATTGAAAGCATGTGGATTGGGATTGATATCCTGGTTGGGACCCCAGGTCGTATCAAAGACCACCCTCAGAATGGCAAGCTAGATCTCACCAAACTTAAGCATGTTGTCCTGGATGAAGTTGACCAGATGTTAGATATGGGGTTTGCTGATCAAGTGGAAGAGATTTTAAGTGTGGCATACAAAAAAGATTCAGAAGACAATCCCCAAACATTGCTTTTTTCTGCAACTTGCCCTCATTGGGTATATGATGTTGCtaagaaatacatgaaatctaCATATGAACAGGTGGACCTGATTGGTAAAAAGACCCAGAAAATGGCAATAACCGTGGAGCACCTGGCTATCAAGTGCCACTGGACTCAAAGGGCAGCAGTTATTGGGGATGCGATCCGAGTATACTCG GGTTTTCACGGGCATACCATCATCTTCTGCGAAACCAAGAAAGAAGCCCAGGAGTTGTCACAGAATATGTCCATAAGGCAGGATGCCCAGTCATTGCATGGAGATATTcctcagaagcagagagaaatcaCTCTGAAAGGTTTTAGAAATGGTGATTTGGGAGTTTTGGTTGCAACTAATGTTGCTGCTCGTGGGTTAGACATCCCTGAGGTTGACCAGGTGATACAGAGTTCTCCACCAAAGGATGTGGAGTCCTATATTCATcgctctgggaggaggggcagagctggaaggacagggattTGCATCTGCTTTTATCAGCACAAGGAGGAGTATCAGTTAGCACAAATGGAGCAAAATGCGGGAATTAAATTTAAACGAATAGGTGTTCCTTCTGCAACAAAGATCATAAAAGCTTCCAGCAAAGATGCCATCAGGCTTTTGGATTCTGTGCCTCCCGCTGCCATTAGTCATTTCAAGCAGTCAGCGGAGAAACTAATAGAGGAGAAAGGAGCCGTGGAAGCCCTGGCAGCAGCCTTGGCCCATATTTCAGGTGCCACATCAGTAGACCAGCGCTCTCTGATCAACTCAGATGCGGGCTTTGTGACCATGATCTTACGATGCTCAATGGAAATGCCAAACATTAGTTATGCTTGGAAAGAACTTAAAGAGCAGCTGGGAGAGGATATTGATTCCAAAGTGAAAGGAATGGTGTTTCTCAAAGGaaagcagggagtttgcttcgaTGTCCCTACTGCAGCAGTAacagaaatacaggaaaaatgGCATGATATGCGTCGCTGGCAGCTCTCTGTGGCCACGGAGCAACCAGAGCTGGAAGGACCTCGGGAAAGATATCGAAACTTCCGTGGACAGCAGGAAGGCAGTCAAGGCTTCCGGGGACAACGCGAAGGCAGTCGAGGCTTTAGAGGACAGCGGGAGGGAAATCGAAGCTTCAGAGGACAGCGATCAGGAGGTGGCAACAAAAATCACAGATTCCAAAACAAAGGCCAGAAGCAGAGTTTCAGTAAAGCATTTGGGCAGTAA
- the LOC112672717 gene encoding olfactory receptor 2H1-like encodes MGQDPFTVLLDSVCRHFTKNYFYIPQGYWWTLDRCANGTVPDGFILLGFSGNPRLEMTLFVVVSVFYTVTLVGNSTTILLCHLDPHLHTPMYFFLTHPSILDLCFTTSCIPQMLVNFWGSDKTISYLGCAAQLYIFLGLGAAECMLLLVMAFDRYLVVCRPLHYAVIVNPPLCHKLVSLVWVSEVFGTLVQSPTTMKLPFCLHHQVDDFVCEVPALIRLACGDTHVNELQISVIGVIFLMGTLLLILVSYSHIAQAVLAIQSQEGRSKAFHTCSSHLAVVFLFYCRVTAVYIQPRSHFSKKGGKFLNLFYTMVTPTLNPLIYTLRNKDMKGAFKRLFGKDRRASEE; translated from the exons ATGGGGCAAGATCCTTTTACTGTGCTGCTGGATTCGGTGTGCCGGCATTTTACTAAGAATTACTTCTATAttcctcagggatattg GTGGACGTTGGACAGATGTGCCAATGGCACCGTCCCAGATGGCTTCATCCTCTTGGGTTTCTCGGGTAACCCCAGGCTGGAAATGACCCTGTTTGTGGTTGTGTCTGTGTTTTACACAGTCACCCTCGTGGGCAACAGCACCACCATACTCCTGTGTCACCTGGatccccacctccacacccccatgtacttcttcctcaccCACCCCTCCATCCTGGACCTCTGCTTTACCACCAGCTGCATCCCTCAGATGCTGGTCAATTTCTGGGGTTCAGACAAGACCATAAGCTATCTGGGATGCGCAGCCCAGCTCTACATCTTCCTGGGACTGGGAGCTGCAGAGTGCATGCTGCTGCTGGTCATGGCCTTTGATCGCTACTTGGTGGTGTGCCGCCCTCTGCACTATGCAGTTATTGTGAACCCACCTCTGTGTCACAAGTTGGTATCTCTGGTCTGGGTCAGTGAGGTTTTTGGCACATTGGTGCAGTCTCCCACTACCATGAAACTCCCCTTTTGCCTTCATCACCAGGTTGACGACTTTGTCTGTGAGGTTCCTGCACTGATACGCCTGGCCTGTGGAGACACCCACGTCAATGAGCTCCAGATCTCGGTGATTGGTGTCATCTTCCTGATGGGGACACTGCTGCTCATCCTTGTTTCATACAGCCACATTGCCCAGGCAGTGCTGGCCATCCAGTCCCAGGAAGGCAGGAGCAAGGCCTTCCACACCTGCTCTTCCCACCTGGCAGTCGTCTTTCTCTTCTACTGCAGGGTCACTGCTGTCTACATCCAACCTCGGAGTCACTTTTCAAAGAAGGGAGGGAAGTTCCTAAATCTTTTCTACACCATGGTGACCCCCACTCTCAACCCCCTCATCTATACTTTGAGGAACAAGGACATGAAGGGAGCTTTCAAGAGGCTCTTTGGGAAAGACAGAAGGGCCAGTGAAGAATGA